Genomic window (Candidatus Methylomirabilota bacterium):
GGCGCAGCTGCTCGGTGGCGAGCCGCCAGTTGGCCTGGGTGCGCGAGGTGATGGCATCGGCGGCGACGTGGACGGCCAGGTCCGCCCCGAGAAGGTCCAGAGCCGTCATGAGCACGCAGACATGCGCCTCGATGCCGGCCAGGATCACGCGGCGGGTGCCCAGTGTCTGAAGGCGCGCCCGTGCCTCCTCGGCCGCCCAGCACGAGAACACGACCTTGGCCACGGGCCGGACATCGGCGGGCAGCGCGTCGCGCAGCTCCTGCAAGGTGTGGCCGAGGCCCTTGGCATACTGCTCGGTCACGACGATGGACAGCTTGAGTCGCTTGGCCGTGGCCACGAGGATCTTGATGTTGCGCATGACCTCTTCGCGGTGATCGGCGTCCATGGCGGGGAAGAGCCGCTCCTGGACGTCCACGAGGAGAAGCGTGGTGCCCTCGCGGGGCAGGGTCATCGGGTGCGGAGTGTCCATGGGGATCTCCTTGGGGTCGGATCAGAGGCATCGGTCCAAGCCCCGGTACTGCAGCGCCTCGGACACGTGCTCCGTCGCTATCCTCTCACACCCCGACAGGTCGGCGATAGTGCGGGCGACCTTGA
Coding sequences:
- a CDS encoding isochorismatase family protein, whose product is MDTPHPMTLPREGTTLLLVDVQERLFPAMDADHREEVMRNIKILVATAKRLKLSIVVTEQYAKGLGHTLQELRDALPADVRPVAKVVFSCWAAEEARARLQTLGTRRVILAGIEAHVCVLMTALDLLGADLAVHVAADAITSRTQANWRLATEQLRQAGAVVSATETLMFQLLGQADSEDFRELARLIR